In Cydia pomonella isolate Wapato2018A chromosome 27, ilCydPomo1, whole genome shotgun sequence, a single genomic region encodes these proteins:
- the LOC133532538 gene encoding zinc finger protein 345-like codes for MPLPLVLVKMDTVKVEEQSELLACRICLAWDVKLYHIRESGLDQMFSELMGISLTASDALPQYLCSWCRTLLLKAVRLRACSRRSDSLLRQALTHQQTITTAYIRTIDRSIHKLTHTLSQNLKTNIHYYTEQDKTLENVHPDIDIIKDEIEQNENGFNDKVDKIKTDILQINIIESDIKVFDINCDGVADNSDDSDEDSKMNLQEYKYKMENNLEPQPALVEVKIGTGLDHQIKKVAKRHSLKQVNVERLQNKKRGSKSNKVRKKNKETNEIKTKTIKEKDSEPGRFFTIEEIEDFVKKHNFEIQYLTEEEMVEDMERRKVSDRYKYCKFKCNLCYKGFLTSTTFDNHMKKDHDPRNAKNECRLCRVSYRYGFYLKQHVQNAHRLRLRCAECGEGVWGRKECVAHAARHAGTTRQCKHCGKHFLKKSSYTWHMRAAHPVENSARGSCELCGEIYTSAKGLKAHKLLAHNKHSASEFQCNRCRAQFDNKEALAKHQHQQVNDKCDPDLSACAACGAGCAGAEARLRHMRAAHDVDIFTCDLCNKSFLSKPSLSTHIDRVHLGIRPLQHHQLTQYKKHSKRPVQHRTREHDHMCEHCGKAYTTHQFLKNHQMTHTGERPFKCDRCPKGFTTAVQLTWHTRTHTGERPFQCDQCHQAFSLEGNLRRHRKAVHLGLRKNVPCPRCEKTFSTNSTMKLHVRTVHDGAPWPRRDRRPRKQTPQIAE; via the exons ATGCCTTTACCTTTAGTATTAGTAAAGATGGACACAGTGAAAGTGGAGGAACAGTCCGAGTTGTTGGCTTGTCGGATTTGTCTGGCTTGGGACGTGAAATTGTATCATATTCGCGAGTCGGGCTTAGATCAAatgttttcggaacttatgggAATATCG TTAACGGCATCAGATGCGCTCCCTCAATACTTATGCAGTTGGTGTCGCACGCTCCTGTTAAAAGCAGTGAGGTTGCGAGCTTGCTCTAGACGTTCAGACAGCTTGCTTCGACAGGCGCTCACACATCAACAAACA ATAACAACCGCATACATCCGCACTATCGACCGTTCAATACACAAACTGACACACACACTCTcacaaaacttaaaaactaacatTCATTATTACACTGAACAAGACAAAACTTTGGAAAATGTCCATCCAGATATCGATATTATTAAAGATGAGATAGAACaaaatgaaaatggttttaACGATAAAGTTGATAAGATAAAAACAGATATATTACAGATCAATATAATCGAAAGTGACATTAAAGTGTTTGATATAAATTGCGATGGTGTAGCAGATAATAGTGATGATTCTGATGAAGATTCTAAAATGAATCTtcaagaatataaatataaaatggaaAACAATCTTGAGCCACAACCTGCGTTAGTCGAAGTTAAAATAGGAACTGGATTAGATCATCAAATAAAGAAAGTTGCAAAAAGACATAGTCTAAAACAAGTCAATGTAGAaagattacaaaataaaaagcgAGGTTCAAAATCTAATAAagtaagaaagaaaaataaggaaacgaacgaaataaaaacgaaaacaaTTAAAGAAAAAGACTCAGAACCAGGAAGGTTTTTTACAATAGAAGAAATAGAAGATTTTGTTAAAAAGCATAATTTTGAAATCCAGTATTTGACAGAGGAAGAAATGGTGGAAGATATGGAAAGAAGGAAAGTGTCAGATCGATATAAATATTGCAAGTTTAAATGTAATTTGTGTTATAAAGGCTTCCTGACATCGACTACTTTTGATAATCATATGAAGAAAGATCATGACccg CGTAACGCAAAGAACGAATGTCGCCTATGCCGCGTGAGTTACCGCTACGGATTCTATCTCAAACAACACGTGCAGAACGCGCATCGGCTGCGGCTGCGCTGCGCCGAGTGCGGCGAGGGCGTGTGGGGCAG GAAAGAGTGCGTCGCGCACGCGGCGCGCCATGCAGGCACCACGCGGCAGTGCAAGCACTGCGGGAAGCACTTCCT TAAGAAGTCATCGTACACATGGCATATGCGAGCAGCGCATCCCGTCGAGAACTCTGCGCGCGGCTCGTGCGAGCTGTGCGGGGAGATATACACTAGTGCCAAGGGACTCAAGGCGCACAAACTACTCGCACACAATAAG CACTCAGCGTCCGAGTTCCAGTGTAACCGCTGTCGTGCACAGTTCGACAATAAGGAGGCTCTGGCGAAACACCAACACCAACAAGTAAACGACAAATGTGATCCCGACTTAAG CGCGTGCGCGGCGTGCGGCGCGGGCTGCGCGGGCGCCGAGGCGCGGCTGCGGCACATGCGCGCGGCGCACGACGTCGATATCTTTACCTGTGATCTC TGTAACAAATCCTTCCTATCGAAGCCTTCGCTCTCCACCCACATAGATCGCGTCCACCTCGGCATCAGGCCGCTGCAGCACCACCAGCTCACGCAGTACAAGAAGCACAGCAAGCGGCCCGTGCAGCACAGGACACGGGAGCACGATCACATGTGCGAGCACTGCGGGAAGGCCTACACG ACACACCAGTTTTTGAAGAACCACCAGATGACACATACGGGTGAACGGCCCTTCAAGTGCGACCGCTGCCCTAAAGGGTTCACCACAGCGGTACAGCTCACG TGGCACACACGAACACACACGGGGGAGCGTCCGTTCCAGTGCGACCAGTGTCACCAGGCGTTCAGTCTAGAAGGCAACCTGAGGAGGCACCGCAAAGCG GTGCACCTAGGGCTCCGCAAGAACGTGCCGTGCCCGCGCTGCGAGAAAACGTTCTCCACCAACTCCACGATGAAGCTGCACGTCAGGACCGTGCACGACGGCGCGCCCTGGCCGCGCCGCGACCGCCGCCCGAGGAAACAGACACCGCAGATTGCAGAATAG